One window of the Montipora foliosa isolate CH-2021 chromosome 4, ASM3666993v2, whole genome shotgun sequence genome contains the following:
- the LOC138001206 gene encoding putative ATP-dependent DNA helicase Q1, with translation MADDVKGNYDVKFLEAIDFAFKKCRFNFVPKSEQLQAIHAVVTGNDVFVKVATGFALMEDQMDDIRKCGISCLKLHGELPKEQLHDVGALKYQILICSPESLYEESVREQLLKLQKNIVCMAVDEAHCVLQWGKEFRTAYGDLKQVRALLMHGVPVMALTATATHDMMKSIALALGMYQCTFVKRSSNQPNLYYEVQRMQNFAEEEFEKWKKLLESIFGGIVSDLKTNGDAASKVIIFCFLKNDCALVYEYFLHKLGSQNLVNMFTNITDDTSKKYMISQFCSPQSRLRVLIATVAFGMGINCPDVSQVIHFRSPCSLLNYAQESGRCGRDGRQAVAKLYYSNKEFGICSSKFNRKTTKYQSEIADLLKMKLYVSNKSECRRLLLLRYFDGEADAKQDIESMSIPNHNCCDVCRNVCNCEECLLIQAMDLVEVEDKEMTDQPPETEKRVLSGDQRECIEKQLLQLRASLLNTPSLLSPDHSTGFTSNVVKQIVENCETVFNADVLQKTDVLDPILAQNIIDIVEMEANR, from the exons ATGGCCGATGATGTGAAAGGAAACTATGATGTcaagtttctggaggcaattgatttcgcaTTTAAGAAATGTCGGTTTAACTTTGTGCCCAAGTCGGAACAACTTCAAGCTATCcatgcagtcgttaccggtaaCGATGTTTTTGTTAAAGTagcaacaggatttg CACTTATGGAggatcagatggatgacattCGAAAGTGTGGAATTTCTTGCCTGAAACTTCATGGTGAACTCCCCAAAGAACagttgcatgatgttggcgcCTTAAAATACCAAATTTTGATATGCTCTCCCGAGAGTCTTTATGAAGAATCCGTGCGCGAACAGCTGctgaaattgcaaaaaaatatcgtATGCATGGCTGTTGACGAGGCTCACTGTGTGTTACAGTG GGGAAAGGAGTTCCGTACTGCCTATGGAGACCTCAAACAAGTTCGTGCTTTGCTCATGCATGGTGTTCCAGTTATGGCTCTTACTGCCACTGCAACACATGACATGATGAAAAGCATTGCCCTTGCATTAGGGATGTATCAGTGCACATTTGTGAAGAGGAGTAGTAACCAACCAAACTTATATTATGAAGTTCAAagaatgcaaaattttgcagagGAAGAGTTTGAAAAGTGGAAAAAACTTCTTGAAAGTATCTTTGGAGGAATTGTTAGTGACTTGAAAACAAATGGAGATGCAGCATCTAAAgtgattattttttgttttttgaagaaTGACTGTGCATTGGTTTATGAATACTTCCTTCACAAACTAGGATCTCAAAACCTAGTAAAcatgtttacaaacattactGATGATACCTCCAAAAAGTACATGATCAGTCAGTTTTGCAGTCCTCAGAGTAGACTCAGAGTACTCATTGCCACAGTAGCTTTTGGGATGGGCATAAACTGCCCTGATGTCTCCCAAGTCATTCACTTTAGATCTCCTTGCAGCCTTTTGAATTATGCTCAGGAATCTGGCAGGTGTGGGAGGGATGGGAGACAAGCAGTAGCCAAATTATATTACTCAAATAAAGAGTTTGGGATCTGTTCTTCCAAGTTTAACAGAAAAACAACGAAGTACCAATCTGAAATCGCTGATCTTCTGAAAATGAAGTTGTATGTCTCAAACAAATCAGAATGTCGTCGGCTTTTACTTTTGCGCTATTTTGATGGAGAAGCAGATGCAAAGCAGGATATTGAAAGTATGAGTATACCCAATCATAACTGTTGTGATGTGTGTAGAAATGTATGTAACTGTGAAGAGTGCCTTCTCATTCAAGCCATGGATTTAGTAGAAGTTGAGGACAAGGAAATGACAGACCAACCACCAGAAACTGAGAAGCGAGTTCTTAGTGGAGACCAGAGAGAGTGTATTGAAAAGCAACTGCTACAACTGAGAGCATCACTGTTGAATACTCCCTCTCTTCTCTCTCCTGATCACAGTACTGGCTTTACTTCTAACGTTGTGAAACAAATTGTGGAGAACTGTGAGACTGTTTTCAACGCAGATGTTCTCCAGAAAACAGATGTTTTAGACCCTATTTTGGCTCAGAATATCATTGACATTGTGGAAATGGAAGCAAACCGTTAA